From a single Nitrogeniibacter mangrovi genomic region:
- a CDS encoding P-II family nitrogen regulator — MKKIEAVIKPFKLDEVREALSEVGITGLTVSEVKGFGRQKGHTELYRGAEYVVDFLPKIKVEIVVTDPTVDQAIEAIVKAAHTGKIGDGKIFVTPVEQVVRIRTGETNEDAI, encoded by the coding sequence ATGAAAAAAATCGAAGCGGTGATCAAGCCGTTCAAGCTGGATGAGGTCCGCGAGGCGCTGTCCGAAGTGGGGATCACCGGCCTGACCGTCAGCGAGGTCAAGGGTTTCGGCCGCCAGAAAGGGCATACCGAGCTCTACCGCGGCGCCGAATACGTCGTCGACTTCCTGCCCAAGATCAAGGTCGAGATCGTGGTCACCGACCCGACCGTGGACCAGGCCATCGAGGCCATCGTGAAGGCCGCGCACACCGGCAAGATCGGCGACGGCAAGATCTTCGTGACCCCGGTGGAGCAGGTGGTGCGGATCCGCACCGGCGAGACCAACGAGGATGCGATCTGA
- a CDS encoding carboxymuconolactone decarboxylase family protein, with protein MSKSFVQITQDVSQGLAAMRKEVPEAMKGFNDLAKAAMAGGAIDPLHKELIALAIGIASRCDACIGFHIKALIRLGMTREQLMETLGICTYMGGGPTLMYAAEAVRAYDELLPRLKPESA; from the coding sequence GTGAGCAAGTCGTTCGTCCAGATCACCCAAGACGTATCCCAGGGGCTCGCCGCCATGCGCAAGGAAGTGCCCGAGGCCATGAAGGGTTTCAACGATCTGGCCAAGGCGGCCATGGCCGGTGGTGCCATCGATCCGCTGCACAAGGAACTCATCGCCCTGGCCATCGGCATCGCCTCCCGCTGCGACGCCTGCATTGGCTTCCACATCAAGGCCCTGATCCGCCTGGGCATGACGCGCGAGCAACTCATGGAGACCCTGGGCATCTGTACCTACATGGGCGGCGGCCCGACCCTGATGTACGCCGCCGAGGCGGTGCGGGCCTACGACGAGCTGCTGCCGCGCCTGAAGCCGGAATCCGCCTGA
- a CDS encoding replication-associated recombination protein A yields MDDLFADQAPVNVPLAERLRPRTLDEIVGQRHLLDPGKPLRLAFASGKLHSMILWGPPGVGKTTLARLMADAFDASFVALSAVFSGVKDIREAVHKAEAEQARGRHTILFVDEVHRFNKAQQDAFLPFVEQGLVTFIGATTENPSFEVNAALLSRAAVYVLKPLADDELKQLLERARVEADPELAFADEAIERLVGFADGDGRRLIGLVEQLVTAARTAGVNPVGADFIDQALSRNLRRFDKGGDAFYDQISALHKSVRGSDPDAALYWFCRMLDGGADPLYIARRLVRMASEDIGLADPRALEMTLQACAAYERLGSPEGELALAQAVVFLACAAKSNAVYTAYKAVRRFIEQDGSRPVPMHLRNAPTKLMKSLGHGDGYRYAHDEADGYAAGERYLPDEVAAQHWYAPTDRGMEAKIREKLERLRALDAQARAPGK; encoded by the coding sequence ATGGACGACCTGTTCGCCGATCAGGCCCCGGTGAACGTGCCGCTGGCCGAGCGCCTGCGGCCGCGCACGCTGGACGAGATCGTCGGCCAGCGCCATCTGCTCGATCCGGGCAAGCCGCTGCGTCTGGCCTTCGCATCCGGCAAGCTGCACTCGATGATCCTGTGGGGGCCGCCGGGCGTGGGCAAGACCACGCTGGCGCGGCTCATGGCCGACGCCTTCGACGCGAGCTTCGTGGCCCTGTCGGCGGTGTTCTCGGGCGTCAAGGACATCCGCGAGGCGGTGCACAAGGCCGAGGCGGAGCAGGCCCGCGGCCGCCACACCATCCTCTTCGTGGACGAGGTGCACCGCTTCAACAAGGCGCAGCAGGATGCCTTCCTGCCGTTCGTGGAGCAGGGCCTGGTCACCTTCATCGGCGCCACCACCGAGAACCCGTCCTTCGAGGTCAATGCGGCCTTGCTGTCGCGGGCCGCGGTCTACGTGCTCAAGCCGCTGGCCGACGACGAGTTGAAGCAGCTGCTCGAACGTGCCCGGGTCGAGGCCGATCCCGAGCTGGCGTTTGCCGACGAGGCGATCGAGCGGCTGGTCGGTTTTGCCGACGGCGACGGCCGGCGCCTGATCGGCCTGGTGGAGCAGCTGGTGACGGCGGCGCGCACCGCCGGGGTCAATCCGGTCGGGGCCGATTTCATCGACCAGGCCCTGTCGCGCAACCTGCGCCGTTTCGACAAGGGCGGCGATGCCTTCTACGACCAGATCTCGGCGCTGCACAAATCGGTGCGCGGCTCCGACCCGGATGCCGCGCTGTACTGGTTCTGCCGCATGCTCGACGGGGGCGCCGATCCGCTCTACATCGCGCGGCGCCTGGTGCGCATGGCCAGCGAAGATATCGGCCTGGCCGATCCGCGCGCGCTGGAAATGACCCTGCAGGCCTGCGCCGCCTACGAACGGCTCGGCTCGCCCGAAGGCGAACTGGCGCTGGCGCAGGCGGTGGTGTTTCTCGCCTGCGCGGCCAAGTCGAACGCGGTGTACACCGCCTACAAGGCGGTCCGGCGCTTCATCGAGCAGGACGGCTCACGCCCGGTGCCCATGCACCTGCGCAACGCCCCGACCAAGCTCATGAAATCCCTCGGCCATGGTGACGGCTACCGCTACGCTCATGACGAGGCGGACGGCTACGCGGCCGGCGAGCGCTACCTGCCCGACGAGGTGGCGGCGCAGCACTGGTATGCGCCCACGGATCGCGGCATGGAAGCGAAGATCCGGGAAAAGCTCGAGCGCCTGCGCGCGCTCGACGCGCAGGCCAGGGCGCCGGGAAAGTAG
- a CDS encoding DNA translocase FtsK has translation MASRTSTRNPPLPERIAHLLQETRWIILGVMSIYVAMILLGYSKADPGWSHATDATRVANPGGRFGAWLADVLLYLFGGSAWWLVIFLGYGIAWGFRRFREEFSADKRSFAIVMTGFLVVLLASSALESLRFHSTGAGLPLAPGGLIGVELGEAARKYLGFTGGTLVLLALIAGGLSLFTGISWFAATERLGLWIEQGWAAAQRAYYAWKDRRAGQALAQKREAVVQTRRAKAEKAPPAPVRIEPAVKVVDPSERVMKERQQTLFGDSGEGMLPAISLLDPPADDVVPPSAESLEFTSRFIEQKLADFGVEVKVIAAYPGPVITRYEIEPAVGVKGSQVVNLAKDLARALSLISVRVVETVPGKSCMALELPNPKRQTVRLSEILGSKAYHDMHSALTVGLGKDISGNPVVADLAKMPHLLVAGTTGSGKSVGINAMILSLLYKSEPDKVRLIMVDPKMLELSIYEGIPHLLAPVVTDMKHAANALNWCVAEMEKRYKLMAAVGVRNLAGFNKQVAEARKNDKPLTNPFAINPDNPEPLEHLPHIVVIVDELADLMMVVGKKVEELIARLAQKARAAGIHLILATQRPSVDVITGLIKANIPTRMAFQVSSKIDSRTILDQMGAENLLGMGDMLYLPPGTGLPMRVHGAFVDDNEVHKVVDHLKKQGQPDYIEGILDGPEEAMDGLGGGEGGEDMEADPLYDQAVEVVVKTQRPSISLVQRHLRIGYNRAARLIEQMERSGLVSPMGANGNRQVLAPSREDE, from the coding sequence ATGGCGTCACGTACCAGTACCCGCAACCCGCCGCTGCCCGAGCGCATCGCCCACCTGCTGCAGGAGACCCGGTGGATCATCCTCGGGGTCATGTCCATTTATGTGGCGATGATCCTGCTCGGCTACAGCAAGGCCGACCCGGGGTGGTCGCATGCCACCGACGCGACCCGTGTGGCCAATCCCGGCGGGCGTTTCGGCGCCTGGCTGGCGGATGTGCTGCTCTATCTGTTCGGCGGATCGGCCTGGTGGCTGGTCATCTTTCTCGGCTATGGCATCGCCTGGGGATTCCGCCGCTTCCGTGAGGAGTTCAGCGCCGACAAGCGCTCCTTCGCCATCGTGATGACCGGCTTCCTCGTCGTGCTGCTGGCCAGTTCGGCGCTCGAATCGCTGCGCTTTCATTCCACCGGCGCAGGGCTGCCGCTGGCACCGGGCGGGCTGATCGGCGTCGAGCTGGGCGAGGCGGCGCGCAAGTACTTGGGCTTCACCGGCGGCACCCTGGTGTTGCTGGCGCTGATCGCGGGTGGGCTGAGCCTGTTTACCGGTATCTCCTGGTTCGCCGCCACCGAGCGCCTCGGGCTGTGGATCGAGCAGGGCTGGGCCGCGGCGCAGCGCGCCTACTACGCCTGGAAGGACCGGCGTGCCGGTCAGGCCCTGGCGCAGAAGCGCGAGGCCGTGGTGCAGACCCGCCGCGCCAAGGCGGAGAAGGCGCCGCCGGCACCGGTGCGCATCGAGCCGGCGGTGAAGGTGGTCGATCCCTCCGAGCGGGTCATGAAGGAGCGTCAGCAGACCCTGTTCGGCGACAGCGGCGAGGGCATGCTGCCGGCCATCTCCCTGCTCGATCCGCCCGCCGACGATGTGGTGCCGCCGAGCGCCGAGTCGCTCGAGTTCACCTCCCGCTTCATCGAGCAGAAGCTGGCGGACTTCGGCGTCGAGGTGAAGGTGATCGCGGCCTACCCGGGCCCGGTCATCACCCGCTACGAAATCGAACCGGCGGTGGGGGTGAAGGGCAGCCAGGTGGTCAATCTGGCCAAGGATCTGGCGCGGGCCCTGTCGCTGATCTCGGTGCGGGTGGTGGAAACGGTGCCGGGCAAGTCGTGCATGGCGCTCGAGCTGCCCAATCCCAAGCGCCAGACCGTGCGCCTGTCCGAGATTCTCGGCTCCAAGGCCTATCACGACATGCATTCGGCCCTGACCGTGGGGCTGGGCAAGGACATCTCGGGCAATCCGGTGGTGGCCGATCTGGCGAAGATGCCCCACCTGCTGGTGGCCGGTACCACCGGCTCGGGCAAGTCGGTGGGCATCAACGCCATGATCCTGTCGCTGCTCTACAAGAGCGAGCCGGACAAGGTGCGCCTCATCATGGTCGATCCGAAGATGCTGGAACTGTCCATCTACGAGGGCATTCCGCACCTGCTCGCACCGGTGGTCACCGACATGAAGCATGCCGCCAACGCGCTCAACTGGTGCGTGGCCGAGATGGAGAAACGCTACAAGCTCATGGCGGCGGTGGGCGTGCGCAACCTGGCCGGCTTCAACAAGCAGGTGGCCGAGGCCAGGAAGAACGACAAGCCGCTCACCAACCCCTTCGCGATCAACCCCGACAACCCGGAACCGCTCGAACACCTGCCGCACATCGTCGTCATCGTGGACGAGCTGGCCGACCTCATGATGGTGGTGGGCAAGAAGGTCGAAGAGCTCATCGCCCGCCTGGCGCAGAAGGCGCGCGCCGCCGGCATCCACCTGATCCTGGCCACGCAGCGCCCGTCGGTGGATGTGATCACCGGCCTCATCAAGGCCAACATTCCCACCCGCATGGCCTTCCAGGTGTCGTCCAAGATCGATTCGCGCACCATTCTCGACCAGATGGGCGCTGAAAACCTGCTCGGCATGGGCGACATGCTCTACCTGCCGCCCGGCACCGGCCTGCCCATGCGGGTGCATGGCGCCTTCGTGGACGACAACGAGGTGCACAAGGTGGTGGACCACCTCAAGAAACAGGGGCAGCCCGACTACATCGAGGGCATCCTCGACGGGCCCGAGGAGGCCATGGACGGGCTCGGTGGCGGTGAAGGCGGCGAGGACATGGAGGCCGATCCGCTCTACGACCAGGCGGTGGAAGTGGTGGTCAAGACGCAACGTCCGTCCATTTCCCTGGTCCAACGTCATCTGAGAATCGGCTACAACCGGGCGGCCCGGCTGATCGAGCAGATGGAGCGCTCCGGTCTGGTCTCGCCCATGGGCGCGAACGGCAACCGCCAGGTGCTGGCACCGTCGCGCGAGGACGAATGA
- a CDS encoding Smr/MutS family protein: MARKRRTAPAPGERPARLKDERFAALRRMKESPAATPAAPAPAPAQRRPAPADTVDDELELFRRAVGDATPMDAPNRVVLEPERPAPVPRPRDDADSDAPQTTSRPATLAGDDSAYFRHLMHDVTPLADRNLAETDALKPDPGPLPPTDSALDPEDVLGLLAAGTTPLKDKNRIEIDTPPPVPAPRQLEADARAVLDESLDPFTLEDRLDIGEEAVFLRPGLPRRVLADLRRGRWVVQGEIDLHGLTRDEARAALGEFLARALLRGWRCVRVVHGKGLRSPGKVGVLKHLSRGWLAQREEILAFCQARAHEGGSGALRVLLRAADKRSRP; encoded by the coding sequence ATGGCCAGGAAGCGCCGGACGGCACCCGCCCCGGGTGAGCGCCCGGCGCGCCTGAAGGACGAGCGCTTCGCCGCCCTCCGGCGGATGAAGGAAAGCCCCGCCGCCACACCGGCGGCCCCGGCGCCCGCCCCCGCGCAACGTCGCCCCGCACCGGCCGACACCGTCGACGACGAGCTCGAGCTGTTCCGGCGCGCGGTCGGCGACGCGACGCCGATGGACGCGCCCAACCGGGTCGTGCTCGAGCCGGAGCGCCCCGCCCCGGTGCCGCGACCGCGCGACGACGCCGACAGCGACGCCCCGCAGACGACGTCCCGGCCGGCCACGCTGGCCGGCGACGACAGCGCCTATTTCCGCCACCTGATGCACGACGTCACCCCGCTGGCGGATCGCAACCTGGCCGAGACCGACGCGCTCAAACCCGATCCCGGCCCCCTGCCCCCGACGGACAGCGCCCTCGACCCGGAGGACGTGCTCGGCCTGCTCGCGGCCGGCACCACCCCGCTCAAGGACAAGAACCGGATCGAGATCGACACCCCGCCCCCGGTGCCCGCGCCAAGGCAACTCGAAGCCGACGCGCGCGCCGTGCTCGACGAGAGCCTCGACCCCTTCACCCTCGAGGACCGGCTCGACATCGGCGAAGAGGCGGTATTCCTGCGCCCGGGCCTGCCGCGCCGGGTGCTCGCCGACCTGCGTCGCGGCCGCTGGGTGGTGCAGGGCGAAATCGATCTGCACGGACTGACCCGCGACGAGGCTCGCGCCGCCCTGGGTGAATTCCTCGCCCGCGCGCTGCTGCGCGGCTGGCGCTGCGTGCGCGTGGTCCACGGCAAGGGACTGCGCTCACCGGGCAAGGTGGGGGTGCTCAAGCACCTGTCACGCGGCTGGCTGGCCCAGCGCGAGGAGATTCTCGCCTTTTGCCAGGCCCGCGCCCATGAAGGCGGCAGCGGCGCGCTGCGGGTGCTGCTGCGCGCGGCCGACAAGCGCAGCCGGCCGTAG
- the trxB gene encoding thioredoxin-disulfide reductase, producing MSTRHEKLIILGSGPAGYTAAVYAARANLNPVLITGLAQGGQLMTTTDVDNWPADADGVQGPDLMARFQKHAERFETEMVFDHIHTTHLNEKPIRLVGDAGEYTCDALIICTGATAKYIGLPSEEAFMGKGVSACATCDGFFYRNKPVAVVGGGNTAVEEALYLANIASKVTLVHRRDSFRAEKILVGKLMEKVEAGKIELKLFSTLDEVLGDDMGVTGMRLKHVDTGATEDIELMGVFIAIGHKPNTDIFEGQIEMEGGYIVTHGGREGNATATSVPGVFAAGDVQDHIYRQAVTSAGTGCMAALDAERYLDSLGIA from the coding sequence ATGAGCACGCGACACGAAAAACTGATCATTCTCGGCTCCGGCCCGGCCGGCTACACGGCCGCGGTCTATGCCGCCCGCGCCAACCTGAACCCGGTGCTGATCACCGGCCTCGCCCAGGGCGGCCAGCTCATGACGACCACCGACGTGGACAACTGGCCGGCCGACGCCGACGGCGTGCAGGGCCCGGATCTCATGGCGCGCTTCCAGAAGCACGCCGAGCGCTTCGAAACCGAGATGGTGTTCGATCACATCCACACCACGCACCTGAACGAAAAGCCGATCCGCCTGGTGGGCGACGCGGGCGAATACACCTGCGACGCGCTGATCATCTGCACCGGCGCCACCGCCAAGTACATCGGCCTGCCCTCCGAAGAGGCGTTCATGGGCAAGGGGGTGTCCGCCTGCGCCACCTGCGACGGCTTCTTCTACCGCAACAAGCCGGTGGCGGTCGTGGGCGGCGGCAACACCGCCGTGGAAGAGGCGCTGTATCTGGCCAACATCGCCAGCAAGGTCACCCTGGTGCATCGCCGTGACAGCTTCCGCGCCGAGAAGATCCTGGTCGGCAAGCTCATGGAGAAGGTCGAGGCCGGCAAGATCGAACTGAAGCTGTTCTCCACCCTCGACGAGGTGCTCGGCGACGACATGGGCGTGACCGGCATGCGCCTCAAGCACGTGGACACGGGCGCCACGGAAGACATCGAGCTGATGGGCGTGTTCATCGCCATCGGCCACAAGCCCAACACCGACATCTTCGAAGGCCAGATCGAGATGGAGGGCGGCTACATCGTCACCCACGGTGGGCGCGAGGGCAACGCCACCGCCACCAGCGTGCCGGGCGTGTTCGCCGCCGGCGACGTGCAGGACCACATCTACCGCCAGGCCGTCACCAGCGCCGGCACCGGCTGCATGGCCGCGCTCGACGCCGAACGCTACCTGGACAGCCTCGGCATCGCCTGA
- the lolA gene encoding outer membrane lipoprotein chaperone LolA → MSFNPLRALALASAFLCVQAPAVAADGVALLKQFVARTHAAKGSFVQSIYRANGGRGEQSSGDFVFERPNRFRWHYREPYPQVLVGDGEKLWSYDPELAQVTVKRMGDALGSTPAAILAGNTDLDATFTLDDGGEANGLTWAVATPKATDSSFARMKLGFDGSRLVGMEIRDNFGQITILKFTAFETNPTIDPAVFTFTPPAGVDVVGDS, encoded by the coding sequence ATGTCTTTCAATCCCCTGCGCGCCCTGGCCCTGGCCAGCGCGTTCTTGTGCGTCCAGGCGCCGGCCGTGGCGGCCGACGGGGTCGCGCTGCTCAAGCAGTTCGTGGCCCGCACCCATGCGGCCAAGGGCAGTTTCGTGCAATCCATCTACCGGGCCAATGGCGGGCGTGGCGAGCAGTCCAGTGGCGACTTCGTGTTCGAGCGGCCGAATCGTTTTCGCTGGCACTACCGCGAGCCCTATCCGCAGGTGCTGGTCGGCGACGGCGAGAAGCTGTGGTCCTACGATCCGGAGCTGGCGCAGGTGACGGTCAAGCGCATGGGCGACGCCCTGGGCAGCACGCCCGCCGCGATCCTGGCGGGCAATACCGACCTGGACGCCACTTTCACCCTCGACGACGGCGGCGAGGCCAACGGCCTGACCTGGGCCGTGGCCACGCCGAAGGCGACCGACAGCAGTTTCGCGCGCATGAAGCTGGGTTTCGACGGCTCGCGCCTGGTGGGCATGGAGATCCGCGACAACTTCGGCCAGATCACCATCCTCAAGTTCACCGCCTTCGAGACCAACCCGACGATCGATCCGGCAGTGTTCACCTTCACGCCGCCGGCCGGGGTGGACGTGGTGGGCGATTCCTGA
- the mltF gene encoding membrane-bound lytic murein transglycosylase MltF, protein MRLLASLALVLLLTGCPRGEAPVILDYQTLGELRVATRVDTVAYRQTAEGETGGFEHDLLVELGNELRIPVRFIVYRSTAQVLNAVRRGDAHLGAAGLGLNRQRRGLIWSPPVRQMHLVIAATEPLASTIKRAEDLAGHTVTVRRNTLAAEQMKAFQADVPGIRLERVSGRRDGQLLGDLADGKIELLVTDAVHLSAAAVLRPELKSVLPLPNDARMAWVMPPTASPKLVDTVSHFLERAHAEGLIERLEDRYFGYIERLDQTDIAAFVERMQTRLPRFIPMFKWAADRTGVDWRLLAAIAYQESQWDPLAVSFTGVRGLMMLTDDTASRMGVHDRLDPAQSILGGARYYALMRESIDAAVPEPDRSWMAVAAYNLGLGHLRGARQIARSLGRDNTAWIAMRGVLPLLSRPSFARRLKAGPARGGEAVIMTENVRAFYDILQRLDSPMGDEALPLPAPIETRAAAIDQAVGSSTSTPPM, encoded by the coding sequence ATGCGCCTGCTCGCCTCCCTGGCGCTCGTGCTGTTGCTGACCGGCTGCCCGCGTGGCGAGGCGCCCGTCATCCTGGACTATCAAACGCTCGGCGAGCTGCGCGTGGCCACCCGGGTCGACACCGTCGCCTATCGCCAGACCGCCGAGGGCGAAACGGGGGGCTTCGAGCATGATCTGCTGGTGGAGCTGGGCAACGAGCTGCGCATTCCGGTGCGCTTCATCGTCTATCGCAGCACGGCGCAGGTGCTCAACGCGGTACGCCGTGGCGACGCCCACCTCGGCGCGGCGGGCCTTGGACTCAACCGCCAGCGCCGGGGGCTGATCTGGTCGCCGCCGGTGCGCCAGATGCATCTGGTGATCGCGGCCACGGAGCCGCTCGCCAGCACCATCAAGCGCGCCGAGGACCTGGCCGGCCATACCGTCACGGTGCGACGCAATACCCTGGCCGCCGAGCAGATGAAGGCGTTCCAGGCCGATGTGCCCGGTATCCGGCTCGAACGGGTCTCGGGGCGACGGGACGGGCAACTGCTCGGCGATCTGGCCGACGGCAAGATCGAGTTGCTGGTGACCGACGCGGTACATCTGTCGGCCGCGGCGGTGCTGCGCCCGGAGCTCAAGTCGGTACTGCCGCTGCCCAACGATGCCCGCATGGCCTGGGTGATGCCGCCCACGGCGTCGCCGAAGCTGGTGGACACGGTGAGCCACTTCCTCGAACGCGCGCACGCCGAAGGACTGATCGAACGGCTGGAGGATCGCTATTTCGGCTACATCGAACGCCTCGACCAGACCGACATCGCGGCCTTCGTCGAACGCATGCAGACGCGCCTGCCGCGCTTCATCCCGATGTTCAAGTGGGCCGCCGACCGCACCGGTGTGGACTGGCGCCTGCTGGCGGCCATCGCCTATCAGGAATCGCAGTGGGATCCGCTCGCGGTGTCGTTTACCGGCGTGCGTGGGCTGATGATGCTCACCGACGACACGGCCTCGCGCATGGGGGTGCACGACCGGCTCGACCCGGCCCAGAGCATTCTCGGCGGCGCCCGGTACTATGCGCTGATGCGAGAGTCCATCGACGCGGCAGTGCCGGAACCGGATCGCAGCTGGATGGCGGTTGCCGCCTACAATCTGGGCCTGGGTCACCTGCGCGGGGCACGCCAGATCGCCCGCAGCCTCGGCCGCGACAACACCGCGTGGATCGCCATGCGCGGCGTGCTGCCGCTGCTGTCGCGCCCCAGTTTCGCGCGCCGCCTCAAGGCCGGCCCGGCGCGCGGGGGCGAAGCGGTGATCATGACCGAGAACGTGCGCGCCTTCTACGACATCCTCCAGCGCCTGGACAGCCCGATGGGCGACGAGGCGCTGCCCCTGCCCGCGCCGATCGAGACCCGGGCGGCAGCGATCGATCAGGCGGTCGGTTCGAGCACCTCGACACCGCCCATGTAG
- the serS gene encoding serine--tRNA ligase, producing the protein MLDIQQLRSDIDAVARALATRGVNLDTVTFNALEAERKQLQTRTQELQAQRNALSKQIGMLKSKGEDASEVMAQVGGIGDELKANESALGELLARIEAFMSALPNLPAEGVPEGADEAANVEVARWGTPPSFDFEVKDHVDVGTALGGLDFETAAKISGARFAMMRGGVARLHRALAQFMLNTHVGEHGYTEIYSPYLVNPESMYGTGQLPKFEEDLFAVPRADGGKFYLIPTSEVPVTNIVRGEMVAAETLPLKFVCHTPCFRSEAGSYGRDTRGMIRQHQFDKVELLRIEHPDNSMAALEELTGHAEAILQALDLPYRKIVLCTGDMGFSATKTYDLEVWLPAQNTYREISSCSNCGPFQARRMQGRFKDAQGKKGLLHTLNGSGLAVGRTLVAVLENYQQADGSVRVPAVLVPYMGGVEVLEPTA; encoded by the coding sequence ATGCTCGACATTCAACAACTTCGTTCCGACATCGACGCCGTGGCCCGTGCGCTTGCGACCCGCGGGGTGAACCTCGATACGGTCACCTTCAACGCCCTGGAGGCCGAACGCAAGCAGCTGCAGACCCGCACCCAGGAGTTGCAGGCGCAGCGCAACGCGCTCTCCAAACAGATCGGCATGCTCAAGTCCAAGGGGGAGGATGCCTCCGAGGTGATGGCCCAGGTCGGTGGCATCGGTGATGAGCTCAAGGCCAATGAGTCAGCGCTCGGGGAGCTGCTCGCGCGCATCGAGGCCTTCATGAGCGCCTTGCCCAACCTGCCGGCCGAGGGGGTGCCCGAGGGCGCCGACGAGGCGGCCAACGTCGAGGTCGCGCGCTGGGGCACGCCGCCGAGCTTCGACTTCGAGGTGAAGGACCACGTGGACGTGGGCACCGCGCTGGGCGGGCTCGATTTCGAGACCGCCGCCAAGATCTCCGGTGCCCGCTTCGCCATGATGCGCGGCGGGGTGGCCCGGCTGCATCGTGCGCTCGCCCAGTTCATGCTCAACACCCATGTGGGCGAACATGGCTATACCGAGATCTATTCGCCCTACCTGGTCAATCCGGAGAGCATGTACGGCACCGGGCAGCTGCCCAAGTTCGAGGAAGACCTGTTCGCGGTGCCCAGGGCGGACGGCGGCAAGTTCTACCTGATTCCGACCTCCGAAGTGCCGGTGACCAACATCGTGCGCGGCGAGATGGTGGCGGCCGAGACGCTGCCGCTCAAGTTCGTCTGCCACACCCCGTGCTTCCGCTCCGAGGCCGGCTCCTACGGGCGCGATACCCGCGGCATGATCCGCCAGCACCAGTTCGACAAGGTCGAGCTGCTGCGCATCGAGCATCCGGACAATTCCATGGCCGCGCTCGAGGAACTGACCGGCCATGCCGAGGCCATCCTGCAGGCGCTGGACTTGCCATATCGCAAGATCGTGCTGTGTACCGGCGACATGGGGTTCTCCGCCACCAAGACCTACGACCTGGAAGTGTGGCTGCCGGCGCAGAACACCTATCGCGAGATCTCCTCGTGCTCCAATTGCGGACCCTTCCAGGCGCGCCGCATGCAGGGGCGTTTCAAGGATGCCCAGGGCAAGAAGGGCCTGCTGCACACGCTCAACGGCTCTGGCCTGGCGGTGGGCCGCACCCTCGTGGCGGTGCTCGAGAACTACCAGCAGGCCGACGGCTCGGTGCGCGTGCCGGCAGTGCTGGTGCCCTACATGGGCGGTGTCGAGGTGCTCGAACCGACCGCCTGA
- a CDS encoding Crp/Fnr family transcriptional regulator, with the protein MGQTAAVSNIALRTFSLFQGLNDERLANVARCAMMRRVPRGQAVVHAGDQSDYVYFVLTGSLKVLVSDEDGREVILTILGQGELFGEMAIFDEQPRSASVVAAQPSDLVMISKQDFKQLMRDDFDIAWRIMCNLADRLRNADRKIESLALMDVYGRVAHLLLEMAEQRDGETVVVRKISKQDIAKMIGASREMVSRVMKDLGVQGLIEETSRGIILRDRILDI; encoded by the coding sequence ATGGGCCAAACGGCTGCAGTATCGAACATTGCCTTGCGGACGTTTTCGCTCTTCCAGGGGCTGAACGACGAGCGCCTGGCCAATGTCGCACGGTGCGCCATGATGCGGCGGGTGCCGCGCGGCCAGGCCGTGGTGCACGCCGGAGACCAGTCCGACTACGTATATTTCGTGCTCACCGGCAGCCTCAAGGTGCTGGTCAGCGACGAGGACGGGCGCGAGGTGATCCTGACCATTCTCGGCCAGGGCGAACTGTTCGGCGAGATGGCCATCTTCGACGAGCAACCGCGTTCGGCCTCGGTGGTGGCGGCGCAGCCCTCCGATCTGGTGATGATCTCCAAGCAGGATTTCAAGCAGCTGATGCGCGACGATTTCGACATCGCCTGGCGCATCATGTGCAATCTGGCCGACCGCCTGCGCAACGCCGACCGCAAGATCGAGAGCCTCGCGCTCATGGACGTCTACGGCCGTGTCGCCCACCTGCTGCTCGAGATGGCCGAGCAGCGCGACGGCGAAACGGTGGTGGTGCGCAAGATCTCCAAGCAGGACATCGCCAAGATGATCGGCGCCTCGCGCGAGATGGTCAGCCGCGTCATGAAGGATCTGGGCGTGCAGGGGCTCATCGAGGAAACCTCGCGGGGCATCATCCTGCGCGATCGCATTCTCGACATCTGA